AGGAAAGTACTGCAGGAAGACATAGATATAAAGTGAGACTAACTATAAAGAACAGAAGATTAGAGCTTGTTAATGAAACAACATCTGGCCaagaaaacaagcaaaaatttaATATTACAAGTAACATGGGAATCATCCCAAACACTAGCACCAAATAGCCTGGAAAAATTGCAAAAATGAATAAAGTAGCAGCAGCAACTAACCTGACATTGCCGGTGTAACAACCCCATTAGCAATCACCATAGAAGTACCAGCAAGAACTAATATTAGTAGAATCTTCTTCAGAGTCAAAGAACTCTCAAGTCTTTCCTTGATTTTTAGGGACCTTTCAAGCTCAGCAGATGGGACCTTTAGTCTAAAGCTTGATATACGGGCATCTGATGGTAATTGATTGGGGAGAAGGCTCACTTTAGCATGACGACATATCAATGAGTACAAGGCAAAAGTACCACCTGTAGTGTTTGACAACGTAAGTGTTAGCAAACTAAGTTCAGAAGACAGAGAAAGACAAAGAACATTGGAGGCTTATTTAGAATATGTAACTTAATATACCTTCACCATCATCATTGGCCCACAGAACGACCAGCACATACTTCAATAAGGGAATCAGGATTAAAGTGTACAACACAAGTGATAATGCTCCAAGAATGTCCTCATCTCCATTGATGGGTGCCTTTCTAAACATGACACTAAAGGTATATAATGGACTTGTTCCCACATCACCAAAGACAACGCCAAGAGTCTGAAAAGCCAGCACGATTTTCTTTCCCATACTGATATCCTGCAAAGGAATATAAAGaagaaaacaagcaaaaaacaTTGACATAGATTGTTCTAGTAGAGCTATATAATCTTATCATGAGCCATTACAGATTTTTAAGAGAAGGACAGTGACTGTTGGGCACATAGAATTTCAAGTACTCAAGGTAATTACAAACTAAAATTCATGTATTTCAGAAACTCAACAAGAGAATCAACACCAAgtatctttcttttttctacGTTACTCGTGTAGCTACTCTTTATGATCTTGATTGAACATAGTGAAATTTCTCTCTATCTTGCTCATGAATGTATATTTGCTGTAGATCACCATGGTAATTTTTGTTTGtgcccccaaaaaaaaaaaaaaaaaaaaaaaaaacagacgCACACACAGAATATAAGCAAGAAAGCTCTCAGGTTGtattcaatttttcttttcctcgtGTAAATTCGACCTCCCATCATAACATTGAAGCTCACAGCTTTCTCATTTCTCAACTCGTCCACCCACTTCAACAACTTGTACTCTCTTCTTAGTTTCTATGAGCACACTATTCAAGTATCCCATGCCTTCATAAGAAGGATATCACACCATTCAAATCTTAACTTCCTTTTCATGCTTATAATTACTGCGTACATGCTAATTCTTAACCGAGTAAAGAAACTTGCACATAGATAGAAAATTGAATCAGCTACGACACAATAATtccataaaagaaaagcaaaccAAAATTTGAGAAGCAGCACCTCATAGTCAGTTCTATGAGCACCGGGGACATCAAGAGCCTCGACGTCGAAGGAATCAATTCGAGGTCCAGTTCGAATGAGTCTCTGCTCACCAATGTCCTCATCGTCAGAATCAAGCACGGAAGCGTAGCGACGGGTGTGATGGTGTCTCAAATCGGCGTTGAATTCTTCTATGTCGGAGTTATCCTCCTCGTCCCCCTGAAAAACCCACCTGGATTCGGTTGATTCCATGGAGTGTCCGCCATTGATATCACCTCTCTCCGGATCCCCTTCCTCCGTCGCCATGGCCATTGAATATACTGCTTTCTTCAGAAGCTATGAAAATGAGGACAAAATTTCTGTGAATTTTGAGCTCTGTTTTCTGCAAGTGAAGAAGGTGGTGAAGTGCGAAATTGCGCGCATCACGGCTTAAGGGACAAAAATGGAATTTTCCCAGTGGGGAACTGTGGATCACTGTGTCTTCGTGTCTAGAGAAGttcaataaataattaactgtgattttatattttttatattttactttgggttactaaaataattaataattattcttATCCATTATCAATATCTTATGGGCCTATGGTGTGCCCATGTATATTATGCGAGGTGCCTTCAACAATTGATCACCTTTCATTGTTTTCGGATGATGGGTTGTTTGTATTGTTTTAAGACAGAATCCGAACAATGTGGTTTTATATTAATGTATGAAAAGTGACACattctttatatattattttcttattcattttaaaatataagtttgttacttatttattattttgttattatataaagtatttgagttcatttttatattaataattttgcatattgattgtaaatttatttaaaaaatactgatcaagttcaagatcaaaattagatatttaaacATAAATGACTTACATATATCTAGgtgtatttaaatatatttaaagaatatttttatttttattaagacaaaatacataaaaatacgTGTGCTAAAAGCACACAAATATATGTTGAACATCACATAAAtatactaaattaataaattatttatagaaTATTTGAGTTAAGTTTTAAAGTGGTctctaaaattatatttgatatttaAAGTGGCTcctataattaataattttttatttttatctttaaagtTGTACTCTAAAACTCATAGTAGTCTCTTAAAAAGTTTTCGGTCATTATTTATCATTGAAAAATTGAAGTGAATTGCATCCTGCGATGTTAGTATTGTAACGACTAACTGATATGacaaaaaaaactctttttctATGATCCGATTTTTTTCTCCCTCTTAAAATCCTAACTCCCAAATTTTGTTCATTCTCTATagaaaatcacattttttttaacaatcATTCATACTTTCACAAGATATTCCTACACACATAAACACATTTTTTTTCGCTAATTCTTGTTATAGTCTCAATAAAGAGTATGTACTACTCTTAATTTAGTTAAGATTAAATAGATACAAAATCTATAAACTTTTTGATAAATCTCTTTACATGAGCAGACAAGAAACTTGAGATTCAATTGCAAGTCTTTTCATATTTTTTGTATATCCAAaaatcacaatttttttttactgttGCAACTCGTCAATGACATCAATACAAAGATTAAGAACTTATTACTTAAATTACTCTACTCTGGATTCAACAAttgcaaaaaaataatatttttatcattttgcACAAATCTCTTCTTATACTTTACAACTATAACCATCTTGGAGAGTATCTTTGTCATCATTTTTGTAACCTCGAATGATTTtgcatttaaaattttaataagttCTGCCATGAATTTGATTAAACATTATTGAAATTCTCAATCAAATACTACAGATAGAAGGCAGCAATAATTTTTTCAGTCTCACTTGAACACTCTAAAATTTTAACCAAAGACACAACACCAACACTAACAATAACTCCTTTATGAGAATTATACCtcacaataaaataaattactttTGCAAACTCTTGTTGAATCTCCAACTCAAAAGACCCACAAAATCAACAAGAACATGAACAATATTACTAATTTGAACAATCACCTTCACGTATTTGTCATCTTTCGAAAACAACTTCGTGGAGGTTGATCAATCTTGAAGTTTGGAgttttaaaaaggaaaaagggaccagattaaaagagaaaaagaaagagttTCTTTCACTACATTAGCCAGTTGTTACATTGTTATCGTGGCAGTTCAGTCCACTTTAATTTTTCGATGATCAGTAATGAATATGAGAAGGTAGAAACTCAGGTACAAtcgacttcatgtgaagttgatacttaagagtcgttagatgatttgactgatttgactaaatttttcaatttcacgTGAAATCTACTTCACCTGAATTTTCACCATATGagaaactgttataaaatttagaatgcaattttaaagataaaattattaattgctaattttaatgattattttaaattttgaatatttcagaaactattttaaaatttaaattaagaaatttaaaaaaattaaatagtatACCAAGATGTTCCACTTTGAAACAAAtcttttattaaagttttaaaGCATTTAATTTAAGGAAACATAtttcaatttatatttatatgcGTTGGGTAAAAGCTGTATTTTGATTCTTacaattgagtttaatttatgaaaaaaatccTCTAAAGTGATAATACTAGTAAAGTAGTAAAGTAATACTTTaatcaatatttattatttgtgaGTCCTATTATcttaattcaaaaataattaatgatgtattttttttctaaagtaACAATATAACTTTAGAAAAGTTAGatctataatttattatatcaaatttctaataaattttaaaaattagaatgaCAAGATGTTTTCCTACTAAACAAATACACTTAATTCCTTTTAAAGAAAATCTAGTTAAATAATTACTTTAATTCTtaatattctttaaaaaaaagaactCTTGTCATTATGTATcattttatgataattttttctctaaaattaaactCTCTTTATTTGTCATTAACTGatatgaaattataaaaaatataatatttaatttatgaacaaTGGAATCAAAAGacctaaaaaataaaaaaactactTACCTAAGAGTTTGGGAAATGGGAATAGCGATTTTTCTAAAATCACCTCCAAATTAAAATCAATTCTCATAAAAGTAATACTTATTTTATTGGAAAAATTATTGTAAAGGACCGTTaggaagatttaattattaaaaaggacttttgatattaaaattattaagaaggaccaaatctttttataatatttaagaagaaGAACCAAATCTTTCTATAAAGAGACAAAtatatctttaattattttttatttatttttataatttttatattaacaatttttttctaaaattttagtaatttttattatttatttatgtatttttttacttttctgattttttagctttatttttcttgttggATAAAgatcacaaaattaaaaaaataaataaaaattattaaaattttaagaaaaataaaatttatcaacataaagattataatttttagagaccctacattttatattttctttggGGTATAGCAttcatgttaatttttttttaagaggtCGCGGATTCGAGTCTTCTATCTTTGGAAAAAAAAAGCATTCATGTTAATTTAGccattaaattataataataaaacatgATATAAATTCAAAGATAATTTACGTTAATAAATAGAGATTAAAGTTATACAGATGTCCtacataaaattatttgattACACATCTGTTTTAAATATatctatataaattaaattagataaatttaattattaataagataaaatatctaaataaatcaaattaggccatttcaatttattaaaacaagtgaaaaattATATCTGCACTAAATTCTTTAATAAATCTAATcaatccaatttaatttattattatagaaaatacatgATAAATTGAATCAGTTTATAAACTCAATTTACTATAATACATAACACGAAATAAGTATTATTGTGTAAGTATCTGaagaataattattaatttaaaattttagatgaccaattttagaaaataatatttagtaaaactgttattaaaattttattttttattattattttagtaatttttattatttaagggaaaattataaaaaataaataaaaaataattaaagatatatttgtttctttataaaaagatttggttcttcttcttaaatattataagAAGATTtggtcctttttaataattttaatattaaaagtcctttttaataattaaatcttcctAGCGGTCCTTTACAATAATTTTTcctaatatttaattacatttttatgttttaaaatagttttatttaaatataataagtTATGGTTAATAATTTACGAGAAATAATGTCTTTGCCAACTTTTGTTTAGGTTCAATTTACTAAaagtaattagaaataaataaccGATAATAAGTCAAATTcgaataataatatttttttaagatatgcGGCAACGTATTATCTTCGTCATTGAGCTCAGTCTCTGAAGTGCGTAAGTGTTGAAGACGCTCGTGCGGCTCACAAACCCTAATTCAAATCCCTAATCCCCAAAACCAATAGCATTGGGTGTGGCTATTGCTGTTGCTGCAATCTGCAAAGGCACCAACCATGTCTCACTTCGGAAGGTCAGGTCCACCAGACATTAGCGACACATACTCCCTTCTCGTTCTCAACATCACCTTCCGTACAACCGCCGACGACCTCTTCCCTCTCTTTCACAAGTACGGCGACGTCGTCGACATTTTCATTCCCAAGGACCGCCGCACCGGCGACTCCAGGGGCTTCGCATTTGTTCGCTACAAGTATGCCGACGAGGCTCAAAAGGCTGTCGAGCGCCTCGACGGCAGGGTCGTCGACGGCCGCGAAATCACCGTCCAGTTCGCCAAGTACGGTCCCAACGCCGAGCGCATCCACAAAGGTAGGATTGTCGAATCTGCTCCCAGATCTAAGCGCAGCCGCAGTCCCAGGAGAAGGTAGCGTTTCGAATTTTGTATTTCTTTTCACTAGTTCCCGTAGTTTGTTTTCGAGTGATATGTTTTGCTATGGTTTTGCATTCACGGTTCGCTTTGATGCTTGAATCGGATGCAGGTATCGTGATGATGATTACAGAGAGAAGGATTATAGGAGGAGGAGTCGCAGCAGGAGTTACGATAGGTATGAGCGTGACAGGCACCGTGGCAGGGACAGGGATTATCGTCGCCGGAGCCGGAGTCGTAGTGCCAGTCCGGACAAGGGTCGTGGAAGGGGACgctatgatgatgatgaccgCCCTATCCGTAGTATAAGCCGTAGCCGGAGTCGGAGCCGGAGCCGGAGCGTAGATAGGTCTTCTCATGCTCATAATTAACTTATTCAACTTTTTGTTATGATGGTGTTATAGATTGTTATAGGAGCATGCTTGGGTTTGATTAGTTTTTAAGAAGCTTTTATCATAAGCTGTTTTTGACTCCAAATAAGCTCGTGTAATGTACATTGACTTTTCCATTGTTGCTGCTGTTGTTTATTTCCCTGTAGCCGCTCTCCTGCTAGGCGCAGCCCCAGTCCTCAAAGGAGTCCATCCCCTAGGACAAGTGCTTCCCCAAGGAAGAAGAGCCCTAGGGGTGAAAGCCCTAGGACTCGCAATGGACACTCCCCTACACCTGTCTCGCCACGTGGTCGTCCTGATGCTTCCCGTAGTCCATCACCTAGAAATTCTGATGGTGATGTGAGTAACACTAATATTCACCTTAAAAGTCTCCAGAGAATGTCATACTTGTTTTTATCAAGTGCTTCCTTTTGGCCTGTTCTGACTGTTAGATTCTACTATTCTTTTTTCAGGCATGAGCTATGTTTCTTGAAAATTCGGGAGACACCTTGAGTAATGCAGATATGGCTATTTTGCTTATGTTGGATGTTTTGATCATTGTGAACGGTCTTGTTGGAGTCAAGAATTTTAAGAACTATGTGCTGGTTTGGTAGCATCATACTTCCTCAATGTTTGAATGCTATTCATATTTTGATGTTTCTTATACTTTGGTATTTGGTAATTATTGCACCTTGTAGTTGGTAGATTGATCTTTCATTCCATGACAATTGTTTCTTTTGTTTCATCCtgtttgcattttttttattcgGGTTGCATGTCACTTTATAGGAAGCTGTGATTATGACTTAATTTAAGCTCAGTTAATAGAAGTCGCAATTTATGCTGAACAAATTTTTTGGTTATATAGCTATGATCGGGAAAAGTGAAATGGACTGATAGTGTCATGTTGAGATTGCTGCCGTTGATGCTAATTCTGTGTTGTTGATGATTGACCGTGAAGTTGGTGCTGGTTGCAAGAAAATGCTGGTTTTAGAACTATGATTGTTGGTTTGAGAGATTTAGCTGATTTGGTTTACACCTGAATAATATGATTATTGGTAAGATATTTGGTTTGGTTCCTTATTTCTTCAAAACACGCTCATAACCATTCagattttttatatatttatttggTAACAACATTGTCCTGCAAATATTTCTGCAACTTGATGTACACAAGTTGAACATATTTTTGTATGAAGTAGGAATCCTAGTCTATCGTAGTGAGTCCTAATTTAGTGTAGCATTTCCAGTCAGAGGGTGTTGGGAACATTATGGTGACACTTTATGGCCTGTTTGTTTTCCATGCCAAAAGCAATGACATGCTTCCTTTTGGCAAGAACTGCTTGGAAAGTGTAATGGCAGAAAACAAACGGGACATCAGTATGGTATTTTGGGGGGATATTTTGCACTTGTCATTGGTTATAACTTTTTCCTATTTAATGTAGTTAGGTATGTTATATATAAGCACGCACGTGGCCGAAGTGACGTGGTAGCTGATACATCTTATGTATGATATGCTTTTGTTCGTGAATAATATGAAGAATTAATCAATAGCTGCTGCTTGTGGCTGGCTGTTGCTGCCTTTTTTGGGTTGGTCGGTTTGGCAGTGGTATTATCACTTGGCACTGAACATGGCTATCTAGCTTTGCTACTTCAAAGATACTTAACACATGTTTTTACTGTTAATAGTTTATGAAGCAGCATTCTCATCTATTCTCTTATGTCATCTGAAGATACATAAATTTGTCAATTAGGAAATCGTGGCGCCATATGTGATCACAATTACTGTTCTTTAATGATTAATGTGTCATAGGATAGTGCATGAACCGTCCATCCCCCTTGTTTGATATCCTTATGATattttagtaactaatttaGTAAAACTTATGCTGGCATTGTCGTAAGCCTAAAGATTTTATTGGTATGAATTAAATAGATGGCAGTGACTGGTTCTCCAACATATTCATTCTTAGACTTTGATATTGGAGTTAAGTGATTTAATGCGTTGATATTTTGGACTCATTTTGTAAATCTAAAGTCTCACCCATTTTTAATGCCTGTATCTCTTTCTCTCTGCGTTGAAAGAATCTGTTTCTTCGTGAAGTACAAGCATAGTGTTTCAAAGGCTGTAAAAATTACGAAAGATTGAAAACTAGGTTAGCAGTTAAAAAGGTCGGATATTGAAATACATGAATCTGTCGGGTTGTAAATATTTGAATTTCTGTGCTTTATTAGGGATTTGGAGTCcgtaacttttttaaaaaattctcaTAGATATTTGATCATTTAACGGTGTATCTAACTATTTGTCATAAAAGATGATTGTTTTCTATGCATGTGTGTATGTATATGGTGATGGCtagtttttatatattattgtaatatattataaaatattccATGTACTAAgaaaaattacattaaaatttGACTTGCATGCAAACGACGGCCCGTGTCAATGAAATGAATAAGCACGTGTGTTTGCAGAGAACTAGGGATGGACGAGATCAACAGACCGTCGGCAGTTATACCTTACAGGTTAATAACTACCACATATCAGAAGCTCCAGTAAATTTAATGTCACTTGAATGCCATTCTGCGTACTCACAAGTTACGATTAACGGCATGAGCTAAATATTGTTCCAATACATTATGAATAATGAATGATTGTGCTTTTCATTATGTAAAGGCAAAACTGCATAAGTCTCGCAATCGTAATTGCTCCTATCAGTCTAACAGCTATGTCGTAATTCTACGTGACTTTTCTGCACAAAAGCAACTTTAAATAGAGAAACACTGTTGGGAAGCATAGTACCAAGTAACAAGAAAGTCCCACGCTAAAGGgtaaagaaaaactcaagaaagCTTCTGTCTGTACATATGGCCAGGGAAACGAAGGTGGATATATTCTTCCGAATTTCCAATAGTCAATACTTGGGCAGAAACAGTCCATCAACTGGTATTGGATGCAACCTCCTTAACTTCGTCATATGTGTTAGTCTCCTCATTAAATGAATACCTGCGTTTAACATTCCAAGTAAGCTAGTCACAATTATAAACATATAACTCTCATACTGCTTGATATTATCTTCTATTACCATATATCTATCtatcaaataaacaaaaaaatgaataaaaggGGGTAAAGTTTTAATCAATGCATGACTTAGCAAAGTCATTAAATAAAGACGTCAAATATCAAGATGAATGCAGGCGTACAACACAAGCTGTGATAAATGTGCAGTACCATTGGCCCGACACCGCAGAACAATATAGTCCTGAGTTTGGGTCGTAATAATAGCCCAAACTACTGCTGTAGTAGTACCTGGACCAAAAAAGAAATTGATATCAGATCAAGATTTGAACAACATTTCAagttcaaaaaataaaaaagaacgtCATTTTAATAAAAGAATTCATTCATGGAAAGAAGAAATGTAGATATGTATCCTTATTCTCTTGTGACTAACGTCACACTTTTGAAACTATCTACTAAAAAGTAAAACACAAGAGAAGAGTCATACCCAGAAGATTCGTCATACACATAATCATTTTGTAATGCTCCACCTGGTAAGAAAAGTACAGCCATATCAAGTTAAAAACTAGTTTCATTTTTTTGATAGAATTGTTGAAAACCAATTTAATAACTATCAGCAGCAATAATTTCTACTGCAAATGCAAAATCTGTTTATGAAACGAAAATATCTTACACACACTTTACCTGAATTTACGGCATCCGTAGATGGTTGACTAACTAAATTATTTTCATCGCTATGCTTAGTGGTAGTATTCTCATCATCAGCAAACATATCATAATCATCTGCACCACTGCCAGAGACTTCGGCAGAAGCTAAATTTGGATTTGATGTGCCCATGGCCGCAGTGGAGAATGTTGCAGAGGGCAAACCAGAATCCATGTCATCAGAAAGCAAGCTTTTCTCCCCATTTAGAGAAGTATTCGCTTCAGTGGAAGGCATAGATGTGCCTACTCCTTTTGCCCGAGCCAGTTTTTCATATCCTTCTGGAAAAGGGAGATTATGGAATATGTAAGCACCAAGCATTTTATTTCTACAGTGCAAAGGTTCGCTTGCTTGCTCCTCATAAAACAATAGATATCATCAATTAAGGGTGATAGGTCAAAGAGAATGTTGAATAAAAACTGTCAAGGACCACTCTGaaaaggagaaagctaaagctattATGTGGATGTCCAAATATGATTTTCACTACCACAGTACCACatacaaaaagaattaaaaaaaaaaagaaaagaaaagaaagagatcATATAAAAGCAAGTTCTATCTCACATTATAACCAACATGAAAAATTTAATCCCTGCAACATAaagtaaataatataaataatagagTATAATGCCATTATAGACTATGCTTACCTGCCTCGCGCTCAAAAACCTCTTTCTTTTCATGATAAACATCTGCAAAAGGTGGGGGGGATAGGAATTGAAAATAAGCATCATGTAGAAATACACAACTATTAGAAAtcgaaaaataaataaatgaaacaagGCAATTTGCACAACACCGAGGATCTCAATAGGCTATTATAACAagtatatttttcaattatgcCTAATCTAGTTGGTCAGAATAACTTAACTGTATTCACCATTCTCCATCAGCTTCATCGCATCCTCAGTTAGTTGGTCAAACACAATCTTAGTCTCGGCAGACATTTTTGCCTTTCTGTCACTGTTACCTTTTAACCTTCTCAAGGCTTGTAAAACCTATTGGAAGAAGTTTGAGTTAATACAACGCAGAAGACCACCAAGCcacttaataaaaataaacgtAAGTATAAATTCAATCCTGCTTAAGCACAATGATCTACAATTAGCTACAGAGAGAAAGCAACTGATCATGATATAAAATTAGTGATGAAAGTAAGTTATCCATTGCATATAAATTTATCATAACCCTTTTCTCTGGGTGAAAAGGAATCTGCCAACAATGAATGAGATGGGAAAATACAATTgcaatatttcaaattttctgTATTTCATTGTTCATTGTTTAAAGTTACACTGGCAGATCTGCATATTCTGGACAGGTTAAAGTATAAATCAATTTTTACAACTCATGGTCATAACTAAACCAATTTCCACCTAAATAAATAACACAAAAATGAGTTGTTGAATAAATGTGTTGTACTCTACAATCATGCCTCAGTAGAGGAAAGACTTCAAAATCAAAGACCAGAAAATTAAGAGTGGGGGAACATAGGCTGACCATTTCCCCAGGTTCAAGAGCATTTGCAATCCGCCTCTTCATGGTTCCAATATCTTTAGAAGAAAGGTCTTCCACCTCCTCTTCCTCATTAGTTGCTTCATAGCTTAATGCAGCATACtttggatcaacttcaacattATCAAGCCATGCATCCTACAATAGTCCACAATAATTTATCGACAGGATCAAAAGGAAATAGAAATGAAGCAAAAGTGAAAAACAGTATAAATGCCATACCTTGATTTCTTTCTCTCTAACATATTCAACAAAATTTCCAGCTGCATCAAAATAGCCTTCTTCCCTTTCTTTATCTAGGTTGAAGGGTTCAATTTGGATTCCATCATCAACAAAATTCTCATTATCCTGTTGAAGTAATCAACTATCATGACCTGCCTATCacttagatgaataaaataaaaggcGAACATTGGAACACCTTGAATATAGCAATAACTGCAGAGTTCCGATAGTCTGATACTAAAAGTACATAAAAACAACATCCTACACGCAACAAACTTCAAAACAATATAATTTACGTTAATAAATCTTCCAAGTTCTAATGTTAATTGGAATATATCAAAAGACTGGATACAGCAAGTTTAGGTTAAACTCCAACTAATAGCAGGGTGCATAAATGCAAAATGAAACTGTCAACACCGTCCATCAATCATATAAAATGTAACCTGCTAACAAAATTCTATCACTCTAGATTATTATCAATTCCATTCCACAGACAAAAATCGGCCACGAAGTAATGTATAGTCACCCTAGTTTTCATTTGGATAAATCTACAAATCACTCAAGGTAATCTCAACTCCtttaggctgcgtttgtttataGGCACAGAATACAAAATCGTGTTTGGCAGATGAGACATGAACAAATATATTGTGACCAGAGACACtactgaattagtgtattttctGTCCATCCTGATAGAAATGACACAAAGACACTAACAAGAGACACCacttatgttttattttttctttcattattcttgttaatttttcataattatactttttattattatattttccttctcaaatcttttgaatgaaaataaataaataaataaataaaactttcataatttgttctagttgATTACCAAACAATATACAATAACACTAATTTGTATCTCTCTATCCTTTGTGTTTTTGTTCAGTGTTGCTTTCAAAGGTATACTATCAACAAAACAAGTGAAGGAAAACTCTTTCAAGAACAAACCTCATATGTGACTTCAGCAGCAGTTACATCATTTGAGGCGCCTCCAGTGTCATCAGTAAAGAGTTCAGAAGTGATCTGGCTCCTGCGTTTGGCGCGCTCTTTGGCAGCAACTTGGGGGTTCAACAAGTCAGTTGGTTCCT
This sequence is a window from Arachis stenosperma cultivar V10309 chromosome 10, arast.V10309.gnm1.PFL2, whole genome shotgun sequence. Protein-coding genes within it:
- the LOC130955077 gene encoding serine/arginine-rich splicing factor SC35-like, translating into MSHFGRSGPPDISDTYSLLVLNITFRTTADDLFPLFHKYGDVVDIFIPKDRRTGDSRGFAFVRYKYADEAQKAVERLDGRVVDGREITVQFAKYGPNAERIHKGRIVESAPRSKRSRSPRRRYRDDDYREKDYRRRSRSRSYDRYERDRHRGRDRDYRRRSRSRSASPDKGRGRGRYDDDDRPIRSISRSRSRSRSRSVDSRSPARRSPSPQRSPSPRTSASPRKKSPRGESPRTRNGHSPTPVSPRGRPDASRSPSPRNSDGDA
- the LOC130955076 gene encoding uncharacterized protein LOC130955076, yielding MAGESSRSSGKRPFVEDADDLDKKPPAKRVRFPKGKKVKPGEEVVVEKAKAEEEEPTDLLNPQVAAKERAKRRSQITSELFTDDTGGASNDVTAAEVTYEDNENFVDDGIQIEPFNLDKEREEGYFDAAGNFVEYVREKEIKDAWLDNVEVDPKYAALSYEATNEEEEVEDLSSKDIGTMKRRIANALEPGEMVLQALRRLKGNSDRKAKMSAETKIVFDQLTEDAMKLMENGEYNVYHEKKEVFEREAEGYEKLARAKGVGTSMPSTEANTSLNGEKSLLSDDMDSGLPSATFSTAAMGTSNPNLASAEVSGSGADDYDMFADDENTTTKHSDENNLVSQPSTDAVNSGGALQNDYVYDESSGYYYSSSLGYYYDPNSGLYCSAVSGQWYSFNEETNTYDEVKEVASNTS